TCATACGTCCAATTTAGCGAGTAAAGAACTAATTTGCGTTCAGGACAACATGAAGAGAGTTGAGCAGTTAGTAAATCAAATGAGCCAAGATGTGCCTAAGGCTTCGGCTGCTGCCGACTACTACAGGTCTTACTCTCCAGATAATATAAAGTTCATCGCATTGTCATTGGAGCCATTAGCTAAGCAGAAAAGACAGAGCTTGGAGGTGCGCATCAAGGGGAAAAAAGAGATTTCCCTTATCAATGACAGTTTAGAGAAAATCTTGGCAAACTTAATTCAAAACGCAATTAGGTTCACTCCAGAGCTTGGCACGATAAAAGTCGTTGCTACACAAGATAGCAAAATGCTTAAAATTGTCGTAAGTGACGATGGAGAAGGAATCGAAGTAACCGTTCACCAGGGCCCTATTGACAGGCAGCTTTAAAGTCGTTGAGCAGAGGATAGGTGGTTTTATTCAGCGTCGCAGCAAGTATTGCCCGGATCCATTTCAGAGGATTCAACTTTTGTTTTCGGCAGGTTTCTACGATGGTGAGTATACGTTGTCTGAACAGTTCGCCCCGATGTGACCACACGCCATAGCT
This portion of the Saccharospirillaceae bacterium genome encodes:
- a CDS encoding ATP-binding protein; the encoded protein is HTSNLASKELICVQDNMKRVEQLVNQMSQDVPKASAAADYYRSYSPDNIKFIALSLEPLAKQKRQSLEVRIKGKKEISLINDSLEKILANLIQNAIRFTPELGTIKVVATQDSKMLKIVVSDDGEGIEVTVHQGPIDRQL